The following coding sequences lie in one Actinomyces capricornis genomic window:
- a CDS encoding serine/threonine-protein kinase, producing the protein MKPVVGLEVQGRYQLVERIALGGMGEVWRASDLRSGRAVAVKILRPELAGDEIFLSRLRAEATNSRGLRHPNLAVTLDSGEKEGTGWIVMELVQGRALSDIITEKGTLTPAEILPILAQVARALQVVHDSGVVHRDVKPSNILINREGLAKLTDFGISTGLNQRPLTASGMVMGTAQYLAPEQAMGNMATPAGDLYGLGIIAYEAMVGSRPFTGATQVDIAFAHVNDEIPPLPETIPAPVRGLVLQLLAKKPADRPPSARDVARALDRLVVNLPHEDWDADGAHGWRPTGAQRGGGSPAGQDHAGGRDDQEAGIRQEPATPVRPARRTARHRMEPAGSSAPAASPMARATSTSSPAPSAPSTPPAPRRRTRRAEAAQAAAETPSARTPREGVGTRGRAETDTPTGSPRHASGRSFMGMHLPSLRFFGLILTVITVLAGLGTLSPAQETMTVSMVDIPAKEVP; encoded by the coding sequence GTGAAACCCGTGGTCGGCCTAGAGGTCCAGGGGCGCTACCAGCTCGTGGAGCGCATCGCCCTGGGTGGGATGGGCGAGGTCTGGCGCGCCAGCGACCTGCGCTCCGGGCGGGCCGTGGCGGTCAAGATCCTGCGCCCCGAGCTCGCGGGGGACGAGATCTTCCTGTCGCGCCTGCGTGCCGAGGCCACCAACTCCCGCGGCCTGCGCCACCCCAACCTCGCCGTGACCCTGGACTCCGGGGAGAAGGAGGGGACCGGCTGGATCGTCATGGAGCTGGTCCAGGGTCGGGCCCTGTCCGACATCATCACCGAGAAGGGGACCCTCACCCCTGCCGAGATCCTGCCGATCCTGGCCCAGGTGGCCAGGGCGCTCCAGGTGGTCCACGACTCCGGGGTCGTCCACCGCGACGTCAAGCCCTCCAACATCCTCATCAACCGCGAGGGCCTGGCCAAGCTCACGGACTTCGGCATCTCCACCGGCCTGAACCAGCGTCCGCTGACCGCCTCGGGCATGGTCATGGGCACCGCCCAGTACCTGGCCCCCGAGCAGGCCATGGGCAATATGGCCACCCCCGCCGGGGACCTCTACGGCCTGGGCATCATCGCCTATGAGGCCATGGTCGGCTCCCGCCCCTTCACCGGGGCCACCCAGGTCGATATCGCCTTCGCCCATGTCAATGACGAGATCCCGCCGCTGCCCGAGACGATCCCCGCCCCCGTGCGCGGGCTGGTGCTCCAGCTGCTGGCCAAGAAGCCGGCCGACCGGCCGCCCTCGGCCCGTGATGTCGCCCGGGCCCTGGACCGCCTCGTGGTCAACCTGCCCCATGAGGACTGGGATGCCGACGGGGCTCACGGCTGGCGGCCCACCGGGGCGCAGCGGGGCGGTGGGAGCCCGGCAGGCCAGGACCACGCCGGCGGCAGGGACGATCAGGAGGCCGGGATCCGGCAGGAGCCGGCCACGCCGGTGCGTCCTGCGCGGCGCACCGCGCGGCACCGGATGGAGCCTGCGGGCTCCTCGGCGCCCGCAGCCTCACCGATGGCCCGAGCCACCTCCACGTCGTCCCCGGCGCCGTCGGCACCATCAACGCCTCCGGCACCGCGACGCCGCACCCGCAGGGCGGAGGCGGCGCAGGCGGCCGCCGAGACACCCAGCGCCAGGACGCCCCGGGAGGGCGTAGGCACCCGAGGCAGGGCCGAGACCGACACCCCCACGGGCAGCCCCCGCCACGCCTCTGGGCGCAGCTTCATGGGCATGCACCTGCCCTCCCTGAGGTTCTTCGGCCTCATCCTCACTGTGATCACCGTCCTGGCAGGCCTGGGTACGCTTAGTCCAGCGCAAGAGACCATGACGGTGTCGATGGTCGATATCCCCGCCAAGGAGGTACCGTGA
- a CDS encoding peptidoglycan D,D-transpeptidase FtsI family protein, which translates to MNRQIHQVTILVLVMFLSLSLSLTSVQGLARPALWESSSSYGTLTSDSRNSRTVYAEFGTDRGPIIVGETAIADTQESDDAYAYQRIYPGGPVYAPVTGYFSTAFASVTGLERASNSVLNGDDPSLFSSRVKSLITGGSQRGGALELTIDPEIQQAAYDALEGREGSVVALNPSTGAILAMVSSPSYDPNTLATHDEAAAQQSWESLSQDASKPLTNRAISGDLYPPGSTFKVITTAAALRAGRISPDTEVSAPETLTLPGTEHSLSNYAGESCGNGTVTFSYAFKESCNTPFAQLAIDVGEEALAEEAKAWGFDSELSIPLTVTPSTYPANDSEAQTAMAGIGQSSVRATPLMMAMVAATVANDGTQMTPHLVARTMDPDLNVVDTTSPTVARTPIDEATAATLTDLMVQTVEDGTGRTAHVAGVTVAGKTGTSETGSDEGGPTTWFIGFAGTDINNPDIALAVVLDGGANTADNATGGSLAGPIALSVIDAAVDQ; encoded by the coding sequence ATGAATCGTCAGATCCATCAGGTCACCATCCTGGTCCTGGTCATGTTCCTGTCCCTGTCCCTGTCGCTGACCAGTGTTCAGGGCCTGGCCCGCCCGGCCCTGTGGGAGTCCTCCTCCAGCTACGGCACGCTGACCTCGGACTCGCGCAACTCGCGCACCGTCTACGCCGAGTTCGGCACCGACCGTGGACCCATCATCGTGGGTGAGACCGCCATCGCCGACACCCAGGAGTCCGACGACGCCTACGCCTACCAGCGCATCTACCCCGGTGGCCCGGTCTATGCGCCGGTGACCGGCTACTTCTCCACGGCCTTCGCCTCGGTCACGGGCCTGGAGCGCGCCAGCAACTCGGTGCTCAACGGCGATGACCCGTCCCTGTTCTCCTCCCGGGTCAAGTCGCTCATCACGGGCGGCTCCCAGCGCGGTGGCGCCCTGGAGCTGACCATCGACCCTGAGATCCAGCAGGCCGCCTATGACGCCCTGGAGGGGCGGGAGGGCTCCGTGGTGGCCCTCAACCCCTCCACCGGCGCGATCCTGGCGATGGTCTCCAGCCCGTCCTACGACCCCAACACCCTGGCCACCCATGATGAGGCCGCGGCGCAGCAGTCCTGGGAGTCCCTGAGCCAGGACGCCTCCAAGCCGCTGACCAACCGCGCCATCAGCGGCGACCTCTACCCGCCGGGCTCGACCTTCAAGGTCATCACCACCGCCGCGGCCCTGCGCGCGGGGAGGATCAGCCCCGACACGGAGGTCTCGGCCCCCGAGACCCTGACCCTGCCGGGCACCGAGCACTCCTTGAGCAACTACGCCGGGGAGAGCTGCGGCAACGGCACTGTGACCTTCTCCTACGCCTTCAAGGAGTCGTGCAACACCCCCTTCGCCCAGCTGGCCATCGACGTGGGTGAGGAGGCGCTGGCCGAGGAGGCCAAGGCCTGGGGCTTCGACTCCGAGCTGTCCATCCCCCTGACCGTCACCCCCTCGACCTACCCGGCCAACGACTCCGAGGCCCAGACAGCCATGGCGGGAATCGGCCAGTCCTCGGTGCGCGCCACACCGCTGATGATGGCGATGGTGGCTGCCACCGTGGCCAATGACGGCACCCAGATGACCCCCCATCTGGTGGCTCGCACCATGGACCCGGACCTCAACGTCGTCGACACGACCTCGCCCACGGTGGCCCGCACCCCCATTGATGAGGCGACGGCGGCCACGCTCACCGACCTCATGGTCCAGACCGTGGAGGACGGCACCGGGCGGACGGCGCACGTGGCCGGGGTCACGGTGGCGGGCAAGACCGGCACCTCCGAGACCGGATCGGATGAGGGCGGCCCGACGACATGGTTCATCGGCTTCGCCGGCACCGACATCAACAATCCCGACATCGCCCTGGCCGTCGTCCTCGACGGAGGGGCCAACACGGCTGACAACGCGACCGGGGGCTCCCTGGCCGGGCCGATCGCGCTGAGTGTCATCGACGCGGCGGTGGATCAGTGA
- a CDS encoding FhaA domain-containing protein has protein sequence MGFLDKFEKGVENVTNRAMSRFSDDVEPIEIASKLRETMDKRAASFARDRSVVPNIFRIHLAPANIERIMAWGQDEMVRQMEEVATTHAAEQGYSFVGPVEVSFIPNEAPNAPAVEIESSTRRGSAAPAAAATASPAQPIVDINGQRYLLTGPVTVIGRGSEADIIVDDSGVSRRHLEIRLAQGNTIATDMGSTNGTFVEGQRVDAVTLVDGNTLTIGRTQIMFWDGTQSVGANG, from the coding sequence ATGGGTTTCCTGGACAAGTTCGAGAAGGGCGTCGAGAACGTCACGAACCGCGCCATGTCGCGGTTCTCCGACGACGTCGAGCCCATCGAGATCGCCTCGAAGCTCCGAGAGACCATGGACAAGCGAGCCGCATCCTTCGCGCGCGACCGCTCCGTGGTCCCCAACATCTTCCGCATCCACCTGGCCCCGGCCAACATCGAGCGCATCATGGCCTGGGGCCAGGACGAGATGGTCCGCCAGATGGAGGAGGTCGCCACCACCCATGCCGCCGAGCAGGGCTACTCCTTCGTCGGCCCCGTGGAGGTCTCCTTCATCCCCAACGAGGCCCCCAATGCGCCGGCCGTGGAGATCGAGTCCTCCACCAGGCGGGGGTCGGCGGCTCCCGCGGCGGCGGCCACGGCCTCGCCGGCGCAGCCGATCGTGGACATCAACGGCCAGCGCTACCTGCTCACCGGCCCGGTCACCGTCATCGGCCGAGGCTCGGAGGCGGACATCATCGTGGATGACTCGGGCGTCTCCCGCCGGCACCTGGAGATCCGCCTGGCCCAGGGCAACACGATCGCCACTGACATGGGGTCCACCAACGGCACCTTCGTGGAGGGCCAGCGGGTCGACGCCGTCACCCTCGTGGACGGCAACACCCTGACCATCGGCCGCACCCAGATCATGTTCTGGGACGGCACCCAGTCCGTCGGGGCCAACGGGTGA
- a CDS encoding carbon starvation CstA family protein translates to MPHSPSTLPTYTSEEEARIIRNKDGVPVGVRPDNRWTPQRIAVWAVITALGVLGWWMLAVARGEQVNTIWFIVTSVCTYAIGYRFYALYVQRRIMRPDDTNATPAERINNGRDFDPTHRVVLYGHHFAAIAGAGPLVGPVLAAQMGYLPGTLWIILGVLVAGAVQDMLVLFFSMRRGGRSLGQMATDEIGKVGGIVATVVVFVMLMIVLAVLAMVCVNALAESPWGVFSVGMTIPIAIGMGLWLRYVQPGSITQVSVAGCALLIAVIIGGRWVAESSLGEYLHLSPTTLVWAMIVYGFLAAVLPVWVLLTPRDYLSTFMKVGTIALLAAGIIIVRPLVEMAAVSEFASNTAGPVFAGTLFPFLFITIACGALSGMHAMVSSGTSPKMVEKESQVRMIGYAGMLMESFVAIMALAAAVSLSPGIYFSMNTSAATMNTLAGPDVVASAANREEVAAAAIGNLEVTDAHGERLVPTWDSWDENGNEKTYTGAQALEQVAKDVGEPSVVSRTGGAPTLSVGMAHILHQIGGGRAMMGFWYHFAIMFEALFILSAVDAVTRVARFQLSDALGNAFPRFKDPSWKVGAWSTTGVVVAAWGSLLLMGVTDPRGGIQTLYPLFGIANQLIAAVALLVVTVMVVRKGYLRWAWIPLVPLVFDTVVTFTASWQKIFSTDPRVGYFQQWRDAKELLPTLTDPAKIEETQAIIRNTMIQGTLSVAFLVLVAFVIVCALLRVIRTIRTGDTTTSEDPYQESNFYAPETMIASPLMKKVTKEYEQVGDPALIAGGAHGGH, encoded by the coding sequence TCAGAGAATCGCCGTATGGGCGGTCATCACCGCACTAGGAGTCCTGGGATGGTGGATGCTCGCAGTCGCCCGGGGGGAGCAGGTCAACACCATCTGGTTCATCGTGACCTCAGTGTGCACCTACGCGATCGGCTACCGGTTCTATGCCCTCTACGTCCAGCGCCGGATCATGCGCCCGGACGACACCAACGCCACCCCCGCCGAGCGCATCAACAACGGCCGGGACTTCGACCCGACCCACCGCGTGGTCCTCTACGGCCACCACTTCGCCGCGATCGCCGGGGCCGGCCCGCTGGTGGGCCCGGTCCTGGCCGCCCAGATGGGCTACCTGCCCGGCACCCTGTGGATCATCCTGGGCGTGCTCGTGGCCGGCGCGGTCCAGGACATGCTCGTCCTGTTCTTCTCCATGCGCCGCGGGGGCCGCTCCCTGGGCCAGATGGCCACCGATGAGATCGGCAAGGTCGGCGGGATCGTGGCCACCGTCGTCGTCTTCGTCATGCTCATGATCGTCCTGGCGGTCCTGGCCATGGTCTGCGTCAACGCCCTGGCCGAGTCCCCCTGGGGCGTGTTCTCCGTGGGCATGACCATCCCGATCGCCATCGGCATGGGCCTGTGGCTGCGCTACGTCCAGCCCGGGAGCATCACCCAGGTCTCCGTGGCCGGCTGCGCCCTGCTCATCGCCGTCATCATCGGGGGCCGCTGGGTGGCCGAGTCCTCGCTGGGCGAGTACCTGCACCTGTCCCCCACCACCCTGGTGTGGGCGATGATCGTCTACGGCTTCCTGGCCGCGGTCCTGCCCGTGTGGGTGCTGCTGACCCCGCGCGACTACCTGTCGACCTTCATGAAGGTCGGCACCATCGCGCTCCTGGCCGCCGGCATCATCATCGTGCGCCCCCTGGTGGAGATGGCGGCCGTCTCCGAGTTCGCCTCCAACACCGCCGGCCCGGTCTTCGCCGGCACGCTCTTCCCCTTCCTGTTCATCACCATCGCCTGCGGGGCGCTGTCGGGCATGCACGCCATGGTCTCCTCGGGCACCAGCCCCAAGATGGTGGAGAAGGAGAGCCAGGTGCGCATGATCGGCTACGCCGGGATGCTCATGGAGTCCTTCGTGGCCATCATGGCGCTGGCCGCCGCAGTCTCGCTGAGCCCCGGCATCTACTTCTCCATGAACACCTCCGCGGCCACCATGAACACCCTGGCCGGGCCCGACGTCGTCGCCTCCGCCGCCAACCGTGAGGAGGTGGCCGCCGCCGCGATCGGCAATCTGGAGGTCACCGACGCCCACGGCGAGCGCCTCGTGCCCACCTGGGACTCCTGGGATGAGAATGGCAACGAGAAGACCTACACCGGGGCCCAGGCCCTGGAGCAGGTGGCCAAGGACGTCGGCGAGCCCTCCGTGGTCTCGCGCACCGGCGGCGCCCCCACCCTGAGCGTGGGCATGGCCCACATCCTCCACCAGATCGGTGGCGGCCGGGCCATGATGGGCTTCTGGTACCACTTCGCCATCATGTTCGAGGCCCTGTTCATCCTCTCGGCGGTCGACGCCGTCACCCGGGTGGCCCGCTTCCAGCTCTCCGATGCCCTGGGCAACGCCTTCCCGCGCTTCAAGGACCCCTCCTGGAAGGTGGGGGCCTGGAGCACCACCGGGGTGGTCGTGGCCGCCTGGGGCTCCCTGCTGCTCATGGGCGTGACCGACCCGCGCGGCGGCATCCAGACCCTCTACCCGCTGTTCGGCATCGCCAACCAGCTCATCGCGGCGGTGGCGCTGCTCGTGGTCACCGTCATGGTGGTGCGCAAGGGCTACCTGAGGTGGGCGTGGATCCCCCTGGTCCCACTGGTCTTCGACACGGTGGTGACCTTCACCGCCTCCTGGCAGAAGATCTTCTCCACCGATCCGCGCGTGGGCTACTTCCAGCAGTGGCGCGACGCCAAGGAGCTCCTGCCCACACTCACCGATCCGGCCAAGATCGAGGAGACCCAGGCGATCATCCGCAACACGATGATCCAGGGCACGCTGTCGGTAGCCTTCCTGGTCCTGGTGGCCTTCGTCATAGTCTGCGCCCTGCTGCGCGTCATCCGCACGATCCGCACCGGGGACACCACCACCTCGGAGGACCCCTACCAGGAGTCCAACTTCTACGCGCCCGAGACGATGATCGCCTCCCCGCTGATGAAGAAGGTCACCAAGGAGTACGAGCAGGTCGGGGACCCTGCGCTCATCGCCGGCGGCGCCCACGGGGGTCACTGA
- a CDS encoding FtsW/RodA/SpoVE family cell cycle protein — translation MSATPATTSTPSGVAMIQPAGTARHSGRWAEAGLLGIALVIGLGGFVLTALNRTGASPAQVLQLGGALILISLVVHLWVRFTAPWADPVILPTAVALNGIGLAMIQRLDLSYERTGQLQYYVGNKQLVWTVIGVILFCVVLLLLRDHRRLRRWDNWAMWVGLLFLVLPFMPFLGREINGARIWISLGPMSFQPAELSKVLLAVFFASFLVSNRDNLALAGRRVLWMNLPRARHLIPLLVVWGVSIAVLVLQKDLGSSVLLFGLFVVVLYVATDRPSWLLIGAGLFLPAAWFAATHLSHVQQRINGWLHAMDSEVYNAGGGSWQLVTGLFGLASGGLLGTGWGKGYPNLVTFANSDFIIAALGEELGLTGSLAILVLYLILIERGLRTAMTLRDGFGKLLATGLSFTIALQVFVVVGGVTRLIPLTGLTTPFLAYGGSSLISNWIILALLLRLSDAARRPASQAPRIIDTAELPVSLRKQVQSAEATGLEDPEAQEEAEAHPAQDAGLPAPTAHGARQGQEWEAARRQDAQETQAVQSLPPRGGPPPAPPQQAPPPMARNQGEEHP, via the coding sequence ATGAGCGCCACGCCGGCCACTACCAGCACCCCCAGCGGGGTCGCGATGATCCAGCCCGCGGGCACGGCGCGCCACTCGGGCCGCTGGGCCGAGGCCGGACTACTGGGCATCGCCCTGGTCATCGGCCTGGGCGGCTTCGTCCTGACCGCCCTCAACCGCACGGGGGCCTCTCCTGCCCAGGTCCTCCAGCTCGGCGGGGCCCTGATCCTCATCTCCCTGGTGGTCCACCTGTGGGTGCGCTTCACCGCCCCGTGGGCCGACCCGGTCATCCTGCCCACGGCCGTGGCCCTCAACGGCATCGGCCTGGCCATGATCCAGCGCCTGGACCTGTCCTATGAGCGCACCGGCCAGTTGCAGTACTACGTGGGCAATAAGCAGCTGGTGTGGACGGTGATCGGGGTCATCCTCTTCTGCGTGGTGCTGCTCCTGCTGCGCGATCACCGCCGCCTCAGGCGCTGGGACAACTGGGCCATGTGGGTGGGCCTGCTCTTCCTCGTCCTGCCCTTCATGCCCTTCCTGGGCCGGGAGATCAACGGCGCCAGGATCTGGATCTCGCTGGGGCCGATGAGCTTCCAGCCCGCTGAGCTGTCCAAGGTGCTGCTGGCGGTCTTCTTCGCCTCCTTCCTGGTCTCCAACCGGGACAACCTGGCCCTGGCCGGGCGCCGCGTGCTGTGGATGAACCTGCCCCGAGCCCGTCATCTCATCCCCCTGCTGGTGGTCTGGGGGGTGAGCATCGCGGTGCTGGTGCTGCAGAAGGACCTGGGATCCTCGGTGCTGCTCTTCGGGCTGTTCGTGGTGGTGCTGTACGTGGCCACCGACCGCCCCTCCTGGCTGCTCATCGGCGCGGGGCTCTTCCTGCCCGCGGCCTGGTTCGCCGCCACTCACCTCTCCCACGTCCAGCAGCGCATCAACGGCTGGCTCCACGCCATGGACTCCGAGGTCTACAACGCCGGGGGCGGCTCCTGGCAGCTGGTCACGGGCCTGTTCGGCCTGGCCTCCGGGGGGCTGCTGGGCACCGGCTGGGGCAAGGGCTACCCGAACCTGGTGACCTTCGCCAACTCCGACTTCATCATCGCAGCCCTGGGCGAGGAACTGGGGCTGACCGGCTCGCTGGCGATCCTCGTGCTCTACCTCATCCTCATCGAGCGGGGCCTGCGCACGGCCATGACCCTGCGCGACGGCTTCGGCAAGCTGCTGGCCACGGGCCTGTCCTTCACCATCGCCCTGCAGGTCTTCGTGGTGGTCGGCGGCGTGACCCGCCTCATCCCGCTGACCGGTCTGACCACCCCCTTCCTGGCCTACGGGGGGTCCTCCCTCATCTCCAACTGGATCATCCTGGCGCTGCTGCTGCGCCTGTCCGACGCCGCCCGCCGCCCGGCCTCCCAGGCTCCCCGGATCATCGACACCGCCGAGCTGCCGGTCTCCCTGCGCAAGCAGGTCCAGAGCGCCGAGGCCACGGGCCTGGAGGACCCCGAGGCGCAGGAGGAGGCCGAGGCCCACCCGGCCCAGGACGCGGGCCTGCCGGCGCCCACGGCCCATGGGGCCCGGCAGGGCCAGGAATGGGAGGCGGCCAGGCGCCAGGACGCCCAGGAGACCCAGGCGGTCCAGAGCCTGCCGCCCCGGGGCGGGCCTCCGCCCGCGCCGCCGCAGCAGGCCCCGCCGCCCATGGCCCGCAACCAGGGGGAGGAGCACCCATGA
- a CDS encoding CstA-like transporter-associated (seleno)protein — protein sequence MSRSLCRARALWRDMTGESAYERYLARHAREHPDHEPMSAREFWHARDRLAENDISTGCC from the coding sequence GTGTCCCGCTCCCTATGCCGGGCCCGGGCCCTGTGGCGGGATATGACGGGGGAGTCGGCCTATGAGCGCTACCTGGCCCGTCACGCGCGCGAGCACCCCGACCACGAGCCCATGAGCGCCCGTGAGTTCTGGCACGCCCGCGATCGGCTCGCCGAGAACGACATATCGACGGGCTGCTGCTGA
- a CDS encoding PP2C family protein-serine/threonine phosphatase yields MTISLRFAARSDVGLVRQSNQDSGYAGPHLCILCDGMGGPAGGDIASAVAVEHLMPLDADSHQAGELLGLMREAVQAAHAELVSLSSQDPELAGLGTTCISVMRSGNKLAMVHVGDSRAYMLRDGTLTQVTTDHTFVEYLVETGRLTRDQARQHPQRSVLLRVLGDAEGDVQLDESIREAVPGDRWLLCSDGLSGPVTAETIGEVLASVSDPGQAADQLVDLALRAGGPDNVTAVVFDVVKDDPEPLTDPQVVGSAATERLARERAAAAARSRQRAGEQEAGNEDAPEPSTPAAKAAALMATLEDKNEPAPTHDEVQDVIAAEAEAQDRARRRNRRRAIIGSLLLVVAMVGAGGLFYRWTQSHYYVTTLNGQVVIYQGIPQSLGPIELSHVVQTYDKPAVDDLSQRMRDLLKDNVHRDSLRAAREYVEVTVASHVEPVSDPSPQPSASGASPGPSSTPAGSPSPSSSPPSATPSTGPTQGG; encoded by the coding sequence ATGACCATATCCCTGCGCTTCGCCGCTCGCTCCGACGTCGGCCTCGTGCGCCAGTCCAACCAGGACTCCGGCTACGCGGGCCCGCACCTGTGCATCCTGTGCGACGGCATGGGCGGGCCGGCCGGGGGCGACATCGCCTCCGCCGTCGCCGTGGAGCACCTCATGCCCCTGGACGCCGACTCCCACCAGGCCGGCGAGCTGCTCGGCCTCATGCGCGAGGCCGTCCAGGCCGCCCACGCCGAACTGGTGTCCCTGTCCTCCCAGGACCCCGAGCTGGCGGGGCTGGGCACGACCTGCATCTCGGTAATGCGCAGCGGCAACAAGCTGGCCATGGTCCACGTGGGCGACTCGCGCGCCTACATGCTGCGCGACGGCACCCTGACCCAGGTGACCACTGACCACACCTTCGTGGAGTACCTGGTGGAGACCGGGCGCCTGACCCGTGACCAGGCCCGCCAGCACCCACAGCGCTCCGTGCTCCTGCGCGTCCTGGGCGACGCCGAGGGCGACGTCCAGCTCGATGAGTCCATTCGCGAGGCCGTGCCCGGCGACCGCTGGCTGCTGTGCTCCGACGGCCTGAGCGGGCCGGTGACCGCCGAGACGATCGGCGAGGTCCTGGCCTCGGTCTCCGACCCCGGGCAGGCGGCCGACCAGCTGGTCGACCTGGCCCTGCGGGCCGGGGGGCCGGACAATGTCACCGCAGTGGTCTTCGACGTCGTCAAGGACGATCCCGAGCCGCTGACGGACCCGCAGGTGGTCGGCAGCGCCGCCACCGAGCGCCTGGCCCGCGAGCGCGCCGCTGCCGCCGCCCGGTCGCGCCAGCGGGCCGGCGAGCAGGAGGCCGGCAATGAGGACGCCCCCGAGCCCTCCACACCTGCCGCCAAGGCGGCCGCACTCATGGCCACCCTGGAGGACAAGAACGAGCCCGCCCCCACCCATGACGAGGTGCAGGACGTCATCGCCGCCGAGGCCGAGGCCCAGGACAGGGCCCGACGGCGCAACCGCCGGCGGGCGATCATCGGCTCCCTGCTGCTGGTGGTGGCCATGGTCGGCGCCGGCGGGCTGTTCTACCGGTGGACCCAGAGCCATTACTACGTCACCACCCTCAACGGCCAGGTGGTCATCTACCAGGGCATCCCCCAGTCCTTGGGGCCGATCGAGCTCAGCCATGTGGTGCAGACCTATGACAAGCCCGCGGTGGACGATCTCAGTCAGCGCATGCGGGACCTGCTCAAGGACAATGTCCACCGCGACTCCCTGCGCGCTGCCCGCGAGTATGTGGAGGTGACGGTCGCCAGCCACGTCGAACCCGTCTCCGACCCCTCGCCGCAGCCCTCGGCCAGCGGTGCGAGCCCGGGGCCCTCCTCGACTCCAGCGGGCTCGCCGAGCCCCAGCTCCTCCCCTCCCAGTGCCACACCGTCGACCGGCCCGACCCAGGGAGGCTGA
- a CDS encoding FHA domain-containing protein FhaB/FipA, giving the protein MSELAFTFLRLGYLALLWVFLFLVVRTLRRDAAEPSASAPRRRSRSNETPAPPRGRRRSASRLVITEGPLAGSTVPLSPASIIIGRSPSCTLVLDDSYASSRHARVFPKDGAWWLEDLGSTNGTTMDGRPVHGAVELPMNIPVRIGQTTLELRS; this is encoded by the coding sequence GTGAGCGAGCTCGCATTCACGTTCCTGCGACTGGGCTACCTCGCCCTGTTGTGGGTCTTCCTCTTCCTCGTCGTGCGCACCCTGCGCCGAGATGCCGCCGAGCCCTCAGCCTCCGCCCCCCGGCGCCGATCACGCAGCAACGAGACCCCGGCCCCACCCCGGGGCAGGCGCCGCAGCGCCTCACGGCTGGTCATCACCGAGGGGCCCCTGGCGGGCTCCACAGTTCCCCTGAGCCCGGCCTCGATCATCATCGGTCGCTCCCCCTCCTGCACCCTGGTGCTGGATGACTCCTACGCCTCCTCACGGCACGCCCGCGTCTTCCCCAAGGACGGTGCCTGGTGGCTGGAGGACCTGGGGTCGACCAACGGCACCACCATGGACGGACGCCCTGTTCACGGCGCTGTCGAACTGCCCATGAACATCCCTGTCCGCATCGGACAGACGACGCTGGAACTGCGCTCATGA